In the Arthrobacter sp. Marseille-P9274 genome, one interval contains:
- a CDS encoding glycoside hydrolase family 65 protein, giving the protein MATRTLTTHPWQVRESELAPDSLGLAESVFALANGYVGFRGTLDEEQPSAAAGVFLAGVYEYHPLSYPEGGYGHPEYGQTMIGVADGTGIRLQVDGVPLDVRDASPLQHERVLDLRAGTVRREVEWRTPTGARMRLVSTRLVSLSHRSAAAIRYEVQAVDQPVQIVIRSELTVNGTPPPVENSDPRVAEALGSPFEPCLRGSHSTGGHLVHRTRGSGTCVAVAVGHELVLPEGADVHTTDSVDQIATSIVAELEPGGSAGFVKYVSHAWSREDPARDLRDQASAALEGARQLGWEGMLAEQRRVLDGFWEAADVEIDGAPELQQALRFDLFQLLQASACVNRAPVGAKGLTGYGYSGHTFWDIDGFLIPAMALLRPQDASRMLRWRSSGLDQARERAQVLGLEGASFPWRTIDGGETSAYWPASTAAAHINADVARGFVFWADATGGSLADVGGLEVLAETARVWARMLHRDHEGRCHLYGMTGPDEYTGVVDDNVFTNLMAQRNLRWAADACEADPESMRRLGVSVEELQLWREAADSMYIPYDEVLQVHPANEGFTTYREWDFEGRQEAYPVQDHAHYAKIYRRQVVKQADLELALWWCSDAFTAEETARNLDYYERRTVRDSSLSAAAQAVVCARAGHLDLALAYLREAALVDLRDLQHDSEEGLHLASLAGAWLALACGLGGLQVDGGKLQLAPRLPAQLARIAYRFQWRGHRFGVETTAAGTVIRLLDAGTSAAEPETEVRLTIDGTEYAVAPGLPAEAPLRSPEPLLPAPEQPAGRVPGGHPA; this is encoded by the coding sequence GTGGCTACTCGAACACTTACGACCCATCCCTGGCAGGTCCGCGAAAGCGAGCTCGCTCCCGATTCCCTCGGACTCGCGGAGTCTGTCTTCGCCTTGGCCAATGGCTATGTGGGATTCCGCGGCACCTTGGACGAAGAGCAGCCGAGCGCAGCGGCAGGAGTATTCCTGGCCGGCGTTTACGAGTACCATCCGTTGTCCTATCCCGAAGGTGGCTACGGGCACCCGGAGTACGGCCAGACCATGATCGGGGTGGCCGACGGCACAGGGATCCGGCTGCAGGTCGACGGCGTGCCGCTGGATGTGCGCGACGCGTCACCGTTGCAGCACGAGCGGGTGCTCGACCTGCGGGCCGGCACGGTGCGCCGCGAAGTCGAGTGGAGGACACCGACCGGGGCGCGGATGCGGCTGGTGTCGACCCGTCTGGTGTCTCTGTCCCACCGTTCTGCGGCGGCCATTCGCTATGAAGTGCAGGCTGTCGACCAGCCGGTGCAGATCGTGATTCGCTCGGAGCTCACGGTCAACGGCACCCCGCCTCCGGTCGAGAACAGCGATCCCCGCGTGGCAGAGGCGCTGGGCAGCCCCTTCGAGCCCTGCCTGCGCGGCTCGCATTCAACCGGCGGCCACCTCGTGCACCGCACACGGGGAAGCGGAACCTGCGTCGCGGTCGCCGTCGGGCATGAGCTTGTCCTGCCGGAGGGTGCCGATGTCCACACCACGGACAGCGTGGACCAGATTGCCACAAGCATCGTGGCCGAGCTGGAGCCGGGCGGAAGCGCCGGATTCGTGAAGTATGTGAGCCATGCCTGGTCGCGTGAAGATCCGGCAAGGGACCTGCGTGACCAGGCATCGGCAGCACTCGAGGGTGCACGGCAGCTGGGCTGGGAAGGGATGCTGGCCGAGCAGCGCCGGGTCCTCGACGGTTTCTGGGAGGCCGCGGACGTCGAGATCGATGGGGCTCCGGAACTCCAGCAGGCCCTGCGCTTCGACCTTTTCCAACTGTTGCAGGCATCCGCCTGCGTCAACCGCGCCCCCGTCGGGGCCAAGGGGCTGACCGGCTACGGCTACAGCGGCCACACGTTCTGGGACATCGACGGCTTCCTGATCCCTGCCATGGCCTTGCTGCGTCCGCAGGACGCCTCGCGGATGCTTCGCTGGCGGTCGTCGGGGCTGGATCAGGCACGGGAGCGCGCCCAGGTCCTGGGCCTGGAAGGAGCCTCGTTCCCCTGGCGCACCATCGACGGCGGCGAAACGTCCGCTTATTGGCCGGCCAGCACCGCCGCGGCACATATCAACGCCGACGTCGCCCGGGGTTTCGTGTTCTGGGCGGACGCCACCGGCGGGAGCTTGGCGGACGTCGGCGGCCTGGAGGTCCTCGCGGAAACCGCCCGGGTCTGGGCGCGGATGCTGCACCGCGACCACGAGGGCCGCTGCCACCTGTACGGCATGACGGGCCCGGACGAGTACACCGGAGTGGTGGATGACAACGTCTTCACCAACCTCATGGCCCAACGGAACCTGCGCTGGGCGGCGGATGCCTGCGAAGCGGATCCGGAATCAATGCGGCGGCTCGGAGTGTCGGTGGAAGAGCTGCAGCTCTGGCGGGAGGCTGCGGATTCGATGTACATCCCCTATGACGAGGTGCTCCAGGTGCACCCTGCCAACGAGGGGTTCACCACTTACCGGGAGTGGGACTTCGAAGGCCGGCAGGAGGCCTATCCCGTCCAGGACCACGCGCACTACGCGAAGATCTACCGGCGCCAGGTCGTCAAGCAGGCAGATCTGGAGTTGGCCCTCTGGTGGTGCTCCGACGCATTTACTGCCGAGGAGACAGCCCGGAACCTGGATTACTACGAGCGCCGCACCGTCCGGGACTCCTCGCTCTCCGCCGCTGCGCAAGCAGTGGTCTGCGCCCGGGCCGGGCATCTGGACCTCGCGCTCGCCTATCTGCGCGAAGCGGCCTTGGTGGATCTGCGCGACCTGCAGCACGACAGTGAGGAGGGACTGCACCTCGCCTCGCTCGCCGGGGCCTGGCTGGCTCTCGCCTGCGGTCTCGGCGGGCTGCAGGTCGACGGAGGCAAGCTGCAGTTGGCCCCGCGGCTGCCCGCGCAGTTGGCGCGCATTGCGTACCGCTTCCAATGGCGGGGGCACCGCTTCGGTGTGGAAACCACCGCCGCGGGTACCGTCATCCGGTTGCTCGACGCCGGCACATCCGCCGCGGAGCCCGAAACGGAGGTCCGGCTAACAATTGACGGCACGGAGTATGCTGTCGCTCCCGGCTTGCCGGCCGAAGCCCCGCTGCGCTCGCCGGAACCTCTTCTTCCGGCACCGGAACAGCCAGCAGGCCGGGTGCCCGGCGGGCACCCGGCCTGA
- a CDS encoding PfkB family carbohydrate kinase — MQQPIDVTAGPDRAGEHLVVVVGQVARDLVLSIDEVPEEGGSAPVRERRELLGGKGANQGVACRQLGARVELVGVVGEDTAGREILEQADGDGIGTGGVVRRPGPRTALLLDLVGPPGVRRLIEDVDEGVLLGAADVEASREILESADAVLVQLQQPGPAVVAALDACPENVLVVVDGAPQDEDTRRRVLHRADVVRADSAETEALVGWKPDGVQEAVRAALELLTKGPRIAALSVAGKGDVVAWSGGHVFIPLLGEEAVDPTGGGDSFVAALAMALLAGETAELAAWSATVAAADVVQRPGGRPQLDAGRLRTAAQRAREEAAAATG, encoded by the coding sequence TTGCAGCAGCCGATTGACGTTACGGCAGGACCGGACAGGGCGGGCGAGCATTTGGTCGTTGTCGTGGGACAGGTGGCGCGGGACCTTGTGCTGTCCATCGACGAGGTGCCGGAGGAGGGAGGCTCGGCGCCGGTCCGCGAGCGCCGCGAGCTGTTGGGTGGCAAGGGCGCCAATCAGGGCGTGGCATGCCGCCAGCTCGGCGCCCGGGTCGAATTGGTCGGAGTCGTTGGGGAGGACACAGCGGGGCGGGAGATCCTCGAACAGGCTGATGGCGACGGAATCGGGACCGGCGGCGTTGTGCGGCGCCCGGGTCCGCGGACCGCGCTGCTGCTGGACCTCGTCGGCCCGCCTGGCGTCCGCAGACTGATTGAAGACGTCGATGAGGGAGTGCTGCTTGGCGCTGCGGACGTCGAGGCGAGCCGGGAGATTCTGGAGTCCGCGGATGCGGTCCTCGTCCAGCTCCAGCAGCCCGGTCCCGCCGTGGTGGCCGCGCTCGATGCCTGCCCGGAAAACGTACTGGTCGTGGTCGATGGGGCTCCCCAAGACGAGGACACCCGCCGCCGGGTGCTCCACCGTGCCGACGTCGTGCGCGCGGACTCGGCGGAAACCGAGGCACTGGTCGGGTGGAAGCCTGACGGCGTGCAGGAGGCGGTCCGCGCCGCCCTGGAACTGCTCACGAAGGGCCCCCGCATCGCCGCGCTGTCTGTGGCGGGCAAGGGCGACGTCGTCGCTTGGTCCGGCGGGCACGTATTCATACCGCTGTTGGGGGAGGAAGCGGTGGACCCGACCGGAGGCGGCGACTCCTTCGTCGCAGCGCTTGCGATGGCGTTGCTGGCGGGAGAAACAGCTGAGCTGGCCGCATGGTCGGCGACCGTGGCGGCGGCGGACGTTGTCCAGCGGCCCGGAGGGCGCCCGCAACTTGATGCCGGCCGGCTCCGCACCGCGGCCCAGCGTGCACGGGAAGAAGCTGCAGCGGCGACGGGATAG